A region from the Hydrogenimonas sp. genome encodes:
- a CDS encoding cytochrome c family protein — protein MSFMRTISGGTLALGILIFMGTALYADVDPRIKEELDSSRTINPLKEALGESVYNKAMRSGKYYYVGNTKCRLCHRKFFLGRKRDPHDHAMKSLEKSGYEDNPKCLPCHSTGYGVPNGFVSKKETPRLANVQCEGCHGPGNRHIKIARKTKKGGGFLAGSDNPQVLEKMCKACHTSRWNRSYKDLHAAYAKYKNADPNKRYKKTTTGK, from the coding sequence ATGAGTTTTATGCGCACAATATCCGGCGGAACCTTGGCGTTGGGTATACTGATATTTATGGGAACGGCTCTTTATGCCGATGTCGATCCAAGGATAAAAGAGGAGCTAGACAGTAGCAGGACGATCAATCCTTTAAAAGAGGCTCTCGGTGAAAGTGTGTATAACAAGGCCATGCGCTCGGGCAAGTACTACTATGTGGGAAATACCAAGTGTAGGCTCTGTCACAGGAAGTTTTTCCTGGGAAGGAAACGAGACCCGCACGATCATGCTATGAAAAGTCTAGAAAAGAGTGGTTATGAGGATAACCCGAAATGTCTACCATGCCACAGCACCGGGTATGGGGTTCCAAACGGTTTTGTAAGCAAAAAAGAGACCCCCAGACTGGCCAATGTTCAGTGTGAAGGGTGCCATGGACCGGGAAACAGGCATATAAAGATAGCCAGAAAGACTAAAAAAGGGGGAGGATTCCTTGCCGGTAGTGATAACCCGCAGGTTCTGGAAAAGATGTGCAAAGCTTGCCATACCTCGAGATGGAACAGGTCATACAAAGATTTGCATGCGGCTTATGCCAAGTATAAGAATGCCGATCCAAACAAAAGATACAAGAAAACGACAACAGGAAAATGA
- a CDS encoding sensory box protein gives MSEFFMEGIGPSQESELPEGHPVRVYLEENIYIRKIISELQSVDLEEHYEYFLELFGKLRRVELHFARKENQLFPYLEKYGWTSPSQNMWAFHDQIREEIKAAERAIESKDRSLMATSLQRVFRSLEHIMQVEEGRLLPNAMRMLSEDDWKEFREGDEEIGWMFDETPAPYPSPEYLHPSEEKKRKELPFEIDDKTHYDEGYLTPEQVNFIFKYIPVDITYVDENDRVVFYNRGDERVFPRSAGIIGREVKFCHPPKSVGQVLKILEAFKNGTKDVAEFWIQFKGRFIHIRYFAVRDENRNYKGVIEMSQDVTDIRGLEGERRLLDWE, from the coding sequence ATGAGCGAGTTTTTTATGGAGGGTATCGGCCCCTCACAGGAGAGTGAGCTTCCGGAGGGGCATCCGGTCAGGGTATACCTGGAGGAGAATATATATATCAGAAAAATCATCTCTGAACTGCAGAGTGTCGATCTTGAGGAGCATTACGAATATTTCCTGGAACTCTTCGGGAAGCTTCGCAGAGTAGAACTCCATTTTGCCAGAAAGGAGAACCAGCTCTTCCCCTATCTTGAAAAGTACGGCTGGACCAGCCCCAGTCAGAATATGTGGGCGTTTCACGATCAGATACGCGAAGAGATAAAAGCGGCCGAAAGGGCCATAGAGTCGAAAGATAGATCTCTTATGGCAACTTCACTGCAGAGGGTTTTCAGAAGCCTGGAGCACATTATGCAGGTTGAGGAGGGCAGACTTCTGCCCAATGCGATGCGGATGCTGAGCGAAGATGACTGGAAAGAGTTCAGGGAAGGTGACGAGGAGATAGGGTGGATGTTTGATGAGACGCCTGCACCCTACCCTTCGCCGGAGTATCTCCACCCATCCGAGGAGAAGAAGCGAAAAGAGCTGCCGTTCGAAATAGATGACAAGACCCATTATGACGAAGGCTATCTCACTCCCGAGCAGGTCAATTTCATATTCAAATATATCCCGGTAGACATAACCTATGTGGACGAAAACGACAGGGTCGTATTCTACAACAGGGGCGATGAACGTGTCTTTCCGAGAAGTGCCGGAATAATCGGCCGTGAAGTTAAATTCTGCCATCCGCCGAAGAGTGTCGGGCAGGTATTGAAGATATTGGAAGCTTTCAAAAACGGAACCAAAGATGTGGCGGAATTCTGGATTCAGTTCAAAGGGAGATTCATACACATACGCTACTTTGCAGTTCGGGATGAAAACAGGAACTACAAAGGTGTCATAGAGATGAGTCAGGATGTGACAGATATAAGAGGGCTGGAGGGGGAGCGGCGCCTACTCGACTGGGAGTAG
- a CDS encoding UDP-N-acetylmuramoylalanyl-D-glutamyl-2,6-diaminopimelate--D-alanyl-D-alanine ligase — protein sequence MIWFELFSHILLTLALGWYLATNLQWYSYKIERVVLHHTKYHWHLIYFLIPLFAYYFTGIYFWIYFYFAYLPTLWLWHKKLDKKLVVTGRIKRFFALLTTLTVSQDILMLSRGSDHFGVILPLTVAVVGSMAIEKVLLHGYRLQAKRKLESMPDLTVVGVTASYGKTSIKNFIAQIVGHEKRVYATPRSVNTLGGVMKDINESLPKDCEVYVVEMGARGPGDIAEITEFVEPHYAVVGVIGPQHIEYFKSLERIRDTKMEILSGKRLKHAWVHKSANVKPDERVTLFGDEIKDVNATLDGVEFKLELPAKELEVSIPLLGDFNAVNVTAALHVANELGIPYEKGVGYAASLKPVEHRLQRIDAGGKIIIDDSFNGNVDGMLSSFELAAQHPGRRVVVTPGLVESDILLNEKVAKKADELFDLVIVTGKANRALFKKLVDSEKLYILEDKQKMQDVLAELTRPGDLILFANDAPNFI from the coding sequence ATGATCTGGTTTGAACTCTTTTCACACATACTCCTCACTCTGGCGCTCGGCTGGTATCTGGCTACGAATCTACAGTGGTACAGCTACAAGATAGAGAGGGTGGTGCTGCACCATACGAAATACCACTGGCACCTCATCTATTTTCTGATACCCCTTTTCGCGTACTATTTCACCGGTATCTACTTCTGGATATACTTCTACTTCGCCTACCTTCCCACCCTTTGGCTCTGGCACAAAAAACTGGACAAAAAGCTGGTCGTAACCGGCCGCATCAAGCGCTTCTTCGCACTTCTGACCACTCTTACCGTTTCCCAGGATATACTGATGCTCTCCCGCGGCAGCGACCATTTCGGTGTCATTCTCCCGCTCACGGTAGCGGTAGTAGGCTCTATGGCGATAGAGAAGGTACTGCTTCACGGTTACAGACTCCAGGCGAAGCGCAAGCTTGAAAGTATGCCCGATCTGACCGTGGTAGGAGTCACGGCAAGCTACGGAAAGACGAGTATAAAAAACTTCATTGCACAGATTGTCGGACACGAAAAGCGGGTCTACGCCACACCTCGAAGTGTAAATACGCTTGGCGGTGTAATGAAAGATATAAACGAGTCGCTTCCGAAAGATTGTGAAGTTTATGTAGTGGAGATGGGGGCTAGAGGCCCCGGAGATATTGCAGAGATTACCGAATTCGTCGAGCCCCACTATGCCGTTGTGGGAGTGATAGGGCCGCAGCATATAGAGTACTTCAAAAGTCTGGAGCGCATAAGAGACACGAAGATGGAGATCCTCTCCGGCAAGAGGCTCAAACATGCCTGGGTGCACAAGAGTGCGAATGTTAAGCCGGATGAGAGAGTTACGCTCTTCGGCGACGAGATAAAAGATGTGAATGCCACTTTGGACGGGGTTGAGTTCAAGCTGGAACTCCCCGCCAAGGAGCTTGAAGTATCGATCCCGCTTCTCGGCGACTTCAATGCCGTAAACGTCACCGCCGCACTACATGTGGCAAATGAGCTCGGAATCCCTTACGAAAAAGGGGTAGGGTATGCGGCTTCGCTGAAACCGGTGGAGCACCGGCTCCAGCGCATAGATGCCGGCGGCAAAATCATCATAGACGACAGCTTCAACGGCAATGTGGACGGGATGTTGTCCTCTTTCGAGCTGGCTGCACAGCATCCGGGAAGAAGAGTGGTCGTGACACCGGGACTGGTCGAGAGCGATATTCTGCTGAATGAGAAGGTTGCCAAGAAGGCTGACGAACTCTTCGACCTTGTGATAGTTACCGGAAAGGCCAACAGAGCTCTCTTCAAAAAGCTTGTAGACTCCGAGAAACTCTATATTCTCGAAGATAAGCAGAAGATGCAGGATGTTCTTGCCGAACTCACCCGGCCCGGCGACCTGATACTCTTCGCTAACGATGCCCCAAACTTTATCTGA
- a CDS encoding diguanylate cyclase/phosphodiesterase (GGDEF & EAL domains) with PAS/PAC sensor: MKSLKVFNKNTIIWWLVTLVVTLSIISFYNYDVQKKILLKQMQSDAKDIVSSITAAIKRFQDIKSTMNLQKLVNDMSLDLDIFEFRYLEPDGIISNSMFQDEIGKIHSGKSFERTMQGDQPFGEFFFEVRDYVPVMAIYYPIRIRNELVGIIDLAVEVPPEVLRSGGEDNEVIEYRKVDILNLLKAIEGSIKNSISIFRNTNIEDFLNKYVSSAENILQITVIDSNGTVIVSSNKNIIGKQFDLNRLKSRQIVELNGRPVYRMLTDGSVFGGNKNKQLILLIDAAPYKENELRLLKTALITSIIALLIALFIARAIYRSAIRQSKEEKERLERLVKERTHEIELLSKTDSLTGLWNRGYLEEMLEIEFKRARRYGHNVSIAVVDLDHFKHINDNFGHMAGDEVLRQVSEHIRSCIRETDFVGRYGGEEIVVILPETDIKTAKVIAEKIRETIEANPVEFEGQTINVTSSIGVSNLRPEHKDYLEVFAEADEALYHAKENGRNMVVVSEKAEKREESGPFDD, from the coding sequence ATGAAAAGCCTTAAAGTCTTCAATAAAAATACGATAATATGGTGGCTCGTTACACTAGTAGTCACCCTTTCAATAATCTCTTTCTACAACTACGATGTACAGAAAAAGATCCTGCTCAAGCAGATGCAGAGCGATGCGAAAGATATAGTAAGCTCTATAACAGCCGCAATAAAGCGCTTTCAGGATATCAAATCCACGATGAACCTGCAAAAGCTGGTAAACGATATGTCGCTTGATCTGGATATATTCGAATTCAGGTACCTGGAACCCGACGGCATCATAAGCAACTCCATGTTCCAGGATGAGATAGGCAAGATACACAGCGGTAAAAGTTTCGAAAGAACAATGCAGGGAGATCAGCCTTTTGGAGAGTTTTTCTTTGAGGTAAGAGACTATGTTCCTGTAATGGCAATATACTACCCTATCCGAATAAGAAACGAACTGGTAGGTATTATCGATCTTGCGGTAGAGGTTCCGCCGGAAGTTTTGAGGTCCGGCGGTGAAGATAACGAGGTTATAGAGTATAGAAAAGTTGATATACTCAATCTACTCAAAGCGATAGAGGGGTCGATTAAGAACAGTATATCCATATTCAGAAACACCAACATAGAGGATTTTCTTAACAAGTATGTCAGCTCTGCGGAAAACATTCTGCAGATTACCGTAATCGACAGTAACGGTACAGTTATAGTAAGCAGCAACAAAAACATTATCGGTAAGCAGTTCGACTTAAACAGACTCAAGAGCAGACAGATTGTTGAGCTGAACGGAAGACCGGTTTACAGAATGCTTACAGACGGAAGTGTTTTCGGTGGGAACAAAAACAAACAGCTTATTCTGCTGATCGATGCGGCACCATACAAAGAGAATGAACTTAGGCTTCTCAAAACGGCATTGATTACGAGTATAATTGCGCTACTGATAGCACTGTTTATCGCAAGAGCCATCTACCGCTCGGCAATCAGGCAGTCCAAAGAGGAGAAAGAGCGCCTAGAAAGACTCGTAAAAGAGAGGACACATGAAATAGAACTCTTAAGTAAAACAGACTCCCTCACAGGCCTTTGGAACAGGGGGTATCTTGAAGAGATGCTCGAGATAGAATTCAAACGGGCAAGAAGGTACGGGCATAACGTATCTATAGCGGTAGTCGATCTGGACCATTTCAAGCATATAAACGATAATTTCGGCCATATGGCCGGTGATGAAGTTTTACGGCAGGTCAGTGAACATATAAGGTCCTGCATAAGAGAGACCGATTTTGTAGGTCGTTACGGCGGTGAAGAGATCGTTGTCATACTGCCCGAGACAGACATAAAGACCGCAAAAGTGATCGCCGAAAAGATAAGAGAGACTATCGAAGCGAATCCGGTTGAATTCGAGGGACAAACCATAAATGTCACATCCAGTATAGGCGTAAGCAATCTTCGACCGGAACATAAAGATTACCTTGAGGTATTTGCCGAAGCCGACGAGGCGCTCTACCACGCCAAGGAGAACGGTCGAAACATGGTTGTAGTATCTGAGAAAGCCGAGAAAAGAGAAGAATCAGGTCCGTTTGACGACTGA
- a CDS encoding heavy-metal-associated domain (N-terminus) and membrane-bounded cytochrome biogenesis cycZ-like domain, possible membrane copper tolerance protein, with translation MGTIELSTIFLVALLGSFGHCIGMCGGFVLAYTAAKVDTHWSKQRQLVAHLLYSAGRVTSYMVVGAVFGFLGQKAGFDMTAKGVLFIVVGLAMLLIGLSLIGKLRFLNSIESSIARSSFFGRMIKAAIHSKNLASFYFMGMLNGFIPCGLVYFFATAAIVAGSALKGAIVMGVFGIATIPAMLGVGIFSSFIKGSSYRMLVIKIAAVIVMLFGLFTIYKGYIMIVNPQIMMHKMHEMQKRMPILPTGGGSNGDSRHPM, from the coding sequence ATGGGCACTATTGAGCTGAGTACTATCTTTCTTGTTGCGTTGTTGGGATCGTTCGGCCACTGTATAGGTATGTGCGGCGGTTTCGTGCTTGCATATACCGCGGCAAAAGTGGATACCCACTGGTCGAAGCAGAGACAGCTTGTAGCGCATCTTCTCTACAGCGCGGGCCGTGTGACGAGTTATATGGTTGTCGGTGCGGTTTTCGGTTTTCTCGGTCAGAAAGCCGGCTTCGATATGACGGCAAAAGGGGTGCTTTTTATTGTTGTCGGTCTTGCAATGCTGCTTATCGGTCTCTCTTTGATAGGGAAGCTCAGGTTTTTGAACTCCATCGAGTCCTCCATAGCCAGGAGCTCCTTTTTCGGAAGGATGATAAAGGCGGCTATTCATTCAAAAAATCTTGCGAGTTTCTACTTTATGGGTATGCTCAACGGTTTCATACCGTGCGGTCTTGTATACTTCTTCGCTACGGCGGCAATCGTCGCGGGTTCCGCACTCAAAGGGGCTATTGTGATGGGGGTCTTCGGCATAGCTACCATTCCGGCGATGCTCGGGGTAGGCATATTCTCCTCGTTTATAAAAGGTTCGTCATACAGGATGCTCGTGATCAAGATAGCCGCCGTAATAGTTATGCTGTTCGGTCTCTTTACGATATATAAAGGGTATATAATGATTGTAAACCCGCAGATAATGATGCACAAGATGCACGAGATGCAGAAGCGGATGCCGATTCTTCCGACAGGCGGCGGTTCAAACGGAGATAGTCGTCACCCTATGTAG
- a CDS encoding guanosine polyphosphate pyrophosphohydrolases/synthetases: protein MIPDTDLFHKALRLAAWAHYGQITKFGDPYITHPVAASYEIMAASAAGESADFELAALCAILHDVVEKSDVTLHSIKKDFGKKVAAGVGAMTKKSDIPKEEQLKESLMRILEQPKEVAMAKLADRISSMLPPPTNWSKTKIETIVSNAELIRELLGDSSPYLSKRLKGKIGLYRAVLEMKR from the coding sequence ATGATACCAGATACAGACCTGTTTCACAAAGCCCTCCGACTTGCGGCATGGGCACATTACGGCCAGATCACAAAGTTCGGCGATCCGTACATTACCCATCCGGTTGCGGCTTCATACGAGATTATGGCCGCTTCGGCTGCCGGTGAGAGTGCGGATTTCGAACTGGCCGCACTCTGTGCGATTCTCCACGATGTCGTAGAGAAGAGTGATGTGACCCTCCACTCCATCAAAAAGGATTTCGGTAAAAAGGTGGCCGCCGGTGTAGGAGCGATGACAAAAAAGAGTGATATTCCGAAAGAGGAGCAGTTGAAAGAGTCCCTCATGAGAATCCTGGAGCAGCCGAAAGAGGTGGCTATGGCGAAGCTTGCCGACCGAATCAGCAGTATGCTGCCTCCGCCGACAAACTGGTCCAAAACGAAAATCGAGACGATCGTCTCCAATGCGGAACTCATAAGAGAGCTGCTCGGTGACTCGAGTCCATACCTCTCCAAGCGTCTGAAGGGTAAAATAGGGCTCTATAGAGCCGTACTGGAGATGAAAAGATGA
- a CDS encoding nitrilotriacetate monooxygenase component B: MLFDYSTTGPALNYKLMSQTIIPRPIAWIVTEDEGVVNVAPFSYFTGLSSLPPTVIVSIGHKSDGMPKDTLANIRKNGKCTLCMVSEDSVEPMHFSSKEMPRFQSEAEEFGISLKPLVDGFPPIVESSPSAFFCELYKEIELPGSKTVPLILEIKRQFIDDGAVIDKDRLVIRFDPLARVGREYALLGENIAPPKIP, encoded by the coding sequence ATGCTCTTCGACTACTCTACTACAGGCCCTGCGCTCAACTACAAACTTATGAGCCAGACCATAATACCGCGTCCTATCGCTTGGATTGTAACCGAAGATGAAGGCGTAGTTAACGTAGCACCGTTCAGCTACTTTACAGGACTCTCATCACTACCTCCGACCGTTATAGTCTCTATTGGACACAAAAGCGACGGAATGCCGAAAGATACTCTCGCAAATATTCGGAAGAACGGAAAATGTACACTCTGTATGGTGAGTGAAGATAGTGTAGAACCCATGCACTTCAGCTCCAAAGAGATGCCGCGTTTTCAGAGTGAAGCGGAGGAGTTCGGTATTTCACTGAAGCCGTTGGTAGACGGCTTTCCTCCGATTGTGGAGAGTTCACCCTCCGCCTTTTTCTGCGAACTCTACAAAGAGATAGAGCTTCCGGGAAGTAAAACCGTCCCGCTGATTCTTGAAATTAAACGGCAGTTTATTGATGACGGAGCCGTAATCGACAAAGATCGGCTTGTCATAAGATTCGATCCTCTTGCTCGTGTAGGAAGAGAGTATGCCCTTTTGGGTGAGAATATAGCTCCACCGAAGATACCTTGA
- a CDS encoding inositol-1-monophosphatase, protein MDKLIGSLLEAGDLFREGFDSVKEVRHKGTVDLVTQYDLQIENFLKERLSVLLPEFTVIGEESSDESMRAERAIYIDPIDGTTNFVHKIPFCAISVGVWEGERPVAGVVYNPILNELFYAERGEGVFLNGKRVRVSSVPDLQQSLLATGFPYTKVEMGRDFRWVMDTMENLLPHTQDIRRFGSAAIDLCYVANGIFDAFYECNLKPWDVAAGVLFVEEAGGRISNHTGGPYRLGDPVIVASNGLNHDALIKKLAPY, encoded by the coding sequence TTGGATAAACTGATCGGATCTCTCCTGGAAGCCGGAGATCTGTTTCGCGAAGGTTTCGACTCCGTAAAGGAGGTCAGACACAAGGGCACTGTCGACCTGGTCACCCAGTATGACCTGCAGATAGAAAACTTTCTGAAAGAGCGTCTCTCCGTGCTGCTGCCGGAGTTTACCGTAATAGGAGAAGAGAGCTCCGACGAATCCATGCGTGCCGAAAGGGCGATATATATCGACCCTATAGACGGTACTACAAATTTTGTGCACAAAATACCGTTTTGCGCCATCTCCGTGGGAGTCTGGGAGGGTGAAAGGCCGGTTGCCGGAGTCGTCTACAACCCGATTTTAAACGAACTCTTCTATGCAGAGAGAGGTGAAGGGGTGTTTCTGAACGGAAAAAGGGTTAGGGTCTCTTCGGTCCCCGACCTGCAGCAGTCGCTTCTGGCGACGGGATTTCCGTATACGAAGGTCGAGATGGGAAGAGACTTCAGGTGGGTCATGGATACGATGGAGAACCTCCTGCCCCATACACAGGATATAAGACGTTTCGGATCGGCCGCGATCGACCTTTGCTATGTCGCGAACGGAATTTTCGACGCATTCTACGAGTGCAATCTCAAACCGTGGGATGTGGCTGCCGGAGTGCTTTTCGTAGAGGAGGCGGGTGGGCGTATCAGTAATCATACCGGCGGCCCCTACCGTCTGGGCGATCCTGTTATAGTGGCTTCGAACGGCTTGAACCACGATGCATTGATAAAAAAACTTGCTCCATACTGA
- a CDS encoding protein tyrosine/serine phosphatase — MSREPVKYDTLWQKIKAWFTAMITEHNFTNIFRLNLHKVSDKMYRSSQPTPWQLKKIVREKGIKTVINLRGTQPHSPVYMLERRACREAGVKMIDVEIYSRDLPDRNRLESMAKAFEEAEYPVLMHCKAGADRTGLAATLYLHWKEGVPLEKTDQLKFLPYGHIRSSDAGIIDFYFEEFMKYKKSHPDADLFEWTENLPREEMKRRFKEEKESIISDFINNVILRRE, encoded by the coding sequence ATGAGCAGAGAACCGGTAAAATACGATACGCTGTGGCAGAAGATAAAAGCATGGTTCACCGCCATGATCACGGAGCACAACTTCACGAACATATTCCGTCTCAACCTCCACAAAGTGAGCGACAAAATGTACCGCTCCAGCCAGCCGACCCCGTGGCAGCTCAAAAAGATAGTGAGAGAGAAGGGGATAAAGACGGTCATCAACCTCAGGGGAACACAGCCTCATAGTCCGGTATATATGCTCGAGAGGAGAGCCTGCCGGGAGGCCGGGGTGAAGATGATAGATGTGGAGATCTACTCACGGGACCTGCCCGACAGAAACCGTCTGGAGAGTATGGCCAAAGCGTTCGAAGAGGCCGAATATCCGGTGCTTATGCACTGCAAAGCCGGAGCCGACCGGACCGGTCTGGCCGCAACACTCTATCTGCACTGGAAAGAGGGGGTGCCTCTTGAAAAGACGGACCAGTTGAAGTTCCTTCCCTACGGCCACATCAGGAGCTCCGACGCGGGAATCATAGACTTCTATTTCGAGGAGTTCATGAAGTATAAAAAGAGCCATCCCGATGCGGACCTCTTCGAGTGGACGGAGAATCTTCCGAGAGAGGAGATGAAGAGGCGCTTCAAAGAGGAGAAGGAGAGTATCATCTCCGATTTTATAAACAACGTTATTCTAAGAAGAGAGTGA
- a CDS encoding diacylglycerol kinase, whose product MRNRPGYSLWRNANYAIDGFFEVLRNETAFKIEVSITVVVWICLIFVPIPSVAKAVLALSFFPVLISELANSAIERVVDLATLEHHKLAKYAKDAGSAMVLFSVFFTISIWVATLYTLYIG is encoded by the coding sequence ATGAGAAACCGCCCCGGATACAGCCTCTGGAGAAACGCCAACTATGCCATTGACGGCTTTTTCGAGGTTTTGAGAAACGAAACCGCGTTCAAGATAGAGGTGTCGATAACCGTCGTAGTATGGATCTGCCTCATTTTCGTGCCTATACCCTCCGTCGCTAAGGCGGTTCTCGCACTCTCTTTCTTTCCTGTTCTGATATCCGAGCTTGCCAACAGCGCAATAGAGCGGGTGGTGGACCTCGCAACGCTCGAACACCACAAGCTTGCGAAGTATGCAAAAGATGCCGGAAGCGCGATGGTTCTTTTTTCCGTCTTCTTCACGATATCTATCTGGGTCGCGACTCTCTACACCCTCTACATAGGGTGA
- a CDS encoding cytochrome c family protein, producing MKEAENSLEMSRVVETGKEASRLLLKTLGGNMKKHMKAGGAKEALSFCSMNAASLTAEVDEKLGKDVSVKRITLKPRNPANLAEGDEKEVLEALEILKRNGVQLPKYLLQKRAGGYKFYKPLVINKKVCLKCHGSNIDPNLEAQIRKTYPTDKATGYKMGDLRGAIVVTIEK from the coding sequence ATGAAGGAGGCGGAAAATAGCCTGGAAATGAGTCGTGTAGTTGAGACAGGCAAAGAAGCGAGCCGACTTCTTCTAAAAACTCTCGGCGGAAATATGAAAAAACATATGAAGGCTGGAGGAGCGAAAGAGGCCCTCTCCTTCTGTTCGATGAATGCGGCAAGCCTTACGGCTGAAGTAGATGAGAAACTGGGCAAAGATGTGAGTGTAAAACGTATTACGCTAAAACCCAGAAATCCTGCAAATCTTGCCGAAGGTGATGAGAAAGAGGTGCTCGAAGCGCTGGAGATTCTGAAGAGAAACGGTGTTCAACTGCCGAAATACCTTCTGCAGAAGCGTGCCGGGGGCTATAAATTTTACAAGCCTCTGGTCATAAACAAAAAGGTGTGCCTCAAATGTCACGGAAGCAATATCGATCCGAACCTGGAGGCGCAGATAAGGAAAACCTACCCGACGGACAAGGCGACAGGTTACAAAATGGGTGATCTTCGCGGGGCAATTGTCGTAACTATCGAAAAGTAG
- a CDS encoding acylphosphate phosphohydrolase, putative, whose protein sequence is MKRYRCIVKGVVQGVWYRKHVAEAAEAAGFLGYVQNLPDGSVEAVADMEAERLEEFEKILKKGSPLSQVESIVCEEVPYDTPFHDFRIVR, encoded by the coding sequence TTGAAAAGGTATAGATGTATCGTAAAAGGTGTCGTTCAGGGTGTCTGGTACAGAAAACATGTGGCCGAAGCCGCAGAAGCCGCCGGTTTTCTAGGATACGTGCAGAACCTTCCGGACGGCAGCGTAGAAGCGGTCGCCGATATGGAGGCAGAGAGGCTCGAAGAGTTCGAAAAAATTTTGAAAAAAGGATCGCCCTTGTCACAGGTAGAGTCCATAGTGTGTGAAGAGGTGCCGTATGATACCCCGTTTCATGACTTCAGGATTGTAAGATGA
- a CDS encoding HIT family protein, which yields MDYLYAPWRSGYIIEGKKREGCVFCNISAHPEDDEEFHVLYRDELCFVVMNRYPYTPGHFMIIPHTHTDALESLEPKVWLRISSLAQRGVAMLKEGFGAEGVNLGMNLGAAAGAGIAEHIHLHLVPRFMRDTNFITTVGETRVYSVDFQQVYERLKELSGKYFEERQ from the coding sequence ATGGATTACCTCTACGCACCGTGGAGAAGCGGATATATAATCGAAGGAAAAAAGAGGGAAGGGTGCGTATTCTGCAACATCAGCGCACACCCCGAAGATGACGAAGAGTTTCATGTTCTCTACAGGGACGAACTATGCTTCGTCGTCATGAACAGATACCCCTATACTCCCGGCCACTTCATGATTATCCCGCATACCCATACCGACGCGCTCGAATCGCTGGAGCCGAAAGTGTGGCTTCGTATAAGTTCACTTGCCCAAAGAGGGGTGGCGATGCTGAAAGAGGGCTTCGGTGCAGAGGGTGTCAACCTGGGTATGAATCTCGGAGCAGCGGCCGGAGCGGGCATAGCGGAGCATATCCATCTCCATCTGGTTCCGCGATTCATGAGAGACACCAACTTCATTACCACGGTAGGAGAGACGAGGGTTTACAGTGTTGATTTTCAACAGGTCTACGAGCGGCTCAAAGAGCTGAGCGGCAAATATTTCGAAGAGCGGCAGTGA
- a CDS encoding 2-hydroxy-6-oxohepta-2,4-dienoate hydrolase, whose protein sequence is MALKRVDYNGEKFRLSYDIVNPDKKRSILFLHGWGSDKELMKQAFSSNLEEFRHIYLDLPGFGKSGNDSVLTTHDYAAIVGSFLALLETTPYAAVGHSFGGKVATLLQPERLVLLSSAGIPQPKPLKVRAKIALFKLLKPLGGDELRKLFVSADAAGMPQNMYETFKNVVDENFRSSFASFSSPALICWGTRDSATPLTAGREIAEIMPNATLEVFEGDHYFFLGRRDQVAGRIGEFLEKV, encoded by the coding sequence ATGGCGCTGAAACGTGTAGACTACAACGGCGAAAAGTTCCGTCTCTCTTACGACATAGTGAATCCCGACAAGAAAAGAAGCATACTCTTTCTGCACGGCTGGGGCAGCGACAAAGAGCTCATGAAACAGGCCTTTTCGTCCAACCTGGAAGAGTTCAGGCATATCTACCTCGATCTGCCGGGCTTCGGCAAAAGCGGCAACGACTCGGTTTTGACTACACACGACTACGCCGCGATTGTCGGCTCCTTCCTGGCTCTTCTGGAGACCACTCCCTATGCCGCTGTGGGCCACTCGTTCGGAGGAAAAGTGGCTACACTGCTTCAGCCCGAGAGGCTCGTACTCCTCTCGAGTGCCGGCATACCGCAGCCCAAGCCTCTAAAGGTGCGGGCGAAGATCGCTCTTTTCAAACTTCTGAAACCCTTAGGGGGAGATGAGCTCAGAAAACTCTTCGTCTCCGCCGATGCGGCCGGTATGCCCCAAAACATGTATGAGACTTTCAAAAATGTCGTCGATGAGAACTTCAGAAGCAGCTTCGCCTCTTTCAGCTCTCCGGCGCTGATCTGCTGGGGCACTCGGGACAGCGCCACCCCGCTGACTGCCGGGAGGGAGATCGCCGAGATCATGCCGAATGCGACCCTCGAAGTTTTCGAAGGGGATCACTACTTCTTTCTCGGAAGAAGAGATCAGGTCGCCGGAAGAATAGGAGAGTTTCTTGAAAAGGTATAG